In Spirosoma aureum, a single genomic region encodes these proteins:
- the cdaA gene encoding diadenylate cyclase CdaA yields MLALHLGFLDVGWLDLLDIVLVALLIYQIYNLVRGSVASRVFVGYLLVYLAYLLVKAFGLNLLTTILEYFISVGALALIIIFQQEIRRFLLLIGKSTNVANSRWLRRWLLRQPSVPEPTTSLRPILDACKTLSAEFSGGLIVIGKNDDLEKFSQSGELIDAEVSKPLLLAIFSQYSPLHDGAVIISDGRIQSARCILPVSDDDELPSSLGFRHRAALGMSEATDAAIIAVSEESGRMTLALNGELFTNLTLSELDDRLNRYLREPGRKETQL; encoded by the coding sequence ATGCTGGCCTTGCACTTAGGCTTTCTGGATGTCGGCTGGCTCGACCTGCTCGACATTGTACTAGTTGCCCTACTTATCTACCAGATTTATAATCTCGTTCGTGGCAGCGTTGCCAGTCGGGTATTCGTAGGTTACCTTCTGGTTTACCTGGCCTACCTTCTCGTTAAAGCGTTTGGGTTAAACCTGTTGACAACCATACTGGAATATTTTATCAGTGTGGGCGCTCTAGCCTTGATAATTATCTTTCAGCAGGAAATTCGCCGATTTCTATTACTCATCGGTAAGTCTACCAACGTCGCCAACAGTCGATGGTTACGGCGCTGGCTATTACGACAACCAAGCGTTCCAGAACCAACGACGTCGCTTCGCCCCATTCTGGATGCCTGCAAGACGCTCAGCGCTGAATTTTCGGGGGGACTGATCGTTATTGGCAAAAATGACGATCTTGAAAAATTTTCTCAGTCTGGTGAATTGATCGATGCCGAGGTGTCAAAACCATTGTTACTGGCCATTTTCAGCCAATATAGCCCCCTACACGATGGCGCTGTCATTATCAGCGATGGGCGGATTCAATCTGCCCGCTGCATTCTCCCGGTCTCTGATGACGACGAATTGCCGTCTTCTTTAGGCTTTCGTCACCGGGCGGCTTTAGGAATGAGCGAAGCCACCGACGCAGCCATTATTGCTGTTTCGGAAGAAAGCGGTCGAATGACACTTGCATTGAACGGTGAATTGTTTACCAATCTAACACTGTCGGAACTCGACGACAGGCTAAATCGCTACCTGCGCGAACCTGGCAGAAAAGAGACTCAGCTATAA
- a CDS encoding DUF4332 domain-containing protein, producing the protein MSITLGELRGTTDAMVYALKGQGLGDSDALLEATKTPQDRKALASATGIDQSLLLDLANRADLARVKGIGRVYSDLMEEAGVDTVVELAQRSAVNLHAKLIEINSKRQFTQRPPSVEQVTDFVEQAKSLPRMLEY; encoded by the coding sequence ATGAGCATTACGTTAGGAGAACTTCGTGGCACTACAGACGCTATGGTATATGCCCTGAAAGGGCAGGGCCTGGGCGATAGTGACGCTTTACTTGAAGCAACCAAAACCCCACAGGACCGTAAGGCTTTAGCGTCAGCTACGGGTATTGATCAATCGCTTCTGCTTGACCTGGCGAACCGGGCTGATCTGGCTCGCGTTAAGGGAATTGGCCGGGTTTATAGTGATTTAATGGAAGAAGCTGGTGTTGATACCGTTGTTGAACTGGCTCAACGTTCGGCTGTAAACCTGCACGCTAAATTGATCGAAATTAATAGCAAAAGACAGTTCACCCAACGCCCGCCATCGGTCGAGCAGGTTACTGATTTTGTGGAACAGGCGAAAAGTTTGCCCAGAATGCTGGAATATTAA
- a CDS encoding S1C family serine protease: protein MNTQFVAFADTISQPAGNPEQDQILLDAYSNTVVNVAKKVSPSVVQIKVSGRNSGNSQSNSQGRRPSQSRPDNNDGGSGSGFIISTDGYIITNNHVVAGASKIEVALSDGRELEATLIGRDPATDIAVIKIYTDGLKAIRFADSKQVQVGQIAIAVGNPYGFQYSLTAGVVSALGRTLRSESGRLIDDVIQTDAALNPGNSGGPLVNSQGDVIGVNTAVILPAQGICFAVSSNLAALVAGKLIMEGRVRRGYLGIAGQLINLTERIKQYNQLTTKTGVMVSSVEPDGVAGNGELLQGDIIVGFNGQPVATVDDLHRLLTDDTIGRRIQLTILRENRQKGIMVIPGEMK from the coding sequence ATGAACACGCAATTTGTGGCATTTGCCGATACGATTTCGCAACCAGCAGGAAATCCTGAACAAGATCAGATCTTACTGGATGCGTACTCAAACACGGTCGTAAATGTAGCTAAAAAAGTAAGTCCATCTGTTGTACAGATTAAAGTAAGTGGACGTAATTCGGGAAATAGTCAATCTAACTCACAAGGACGTAGACCCAGCCAGTCAAGGCCCGACAATAACGACGGTGGTAGTGGGTCTGGCTTTATTATCTCGACTGATGGCTATATAATCACCAACAATCACGTTGTAGCAGGAGCCAGTAAAATAGAAGTCGCTTTATCAGACGGCCGCGAACTTGAGGCTACGTTAATTGGCCGCGACCCGGCTACCGATATTGCCGTTATTAAAATCTATACCGATGGTTTGAAAGCAATTCGGTTTGCGGATTCAAAGCAAGTGCAGGTCGGCCAGATAGCCATTGCAGTAGGTAATCCCTACGGCTTTCAGTATTCACTGACAGCGGGTGTAGTGAGCGCCTTGGGACGAACCCTGCGTTCGGAATCGGGACGGCTCATCGATGACGTTATTCAAACGGATGCAGCCCTGAACCCCGGCAATTCCGGTGGCCCATTGGTTAACTCACAGGGTGATGTTATCGGCGTCAATACAGCAGTTATTTTGCCTGCCCAGGGTATCTGTTTTGCCGTTTCATCGAATTTAGCAGCACTGGTAGCGGGCAAGCTGATCATGGAAGGCCGGGTTCGGCGCGGCTATCTGGGCATCGCCGGACAACTTATAAACCTGACTGAACGAATCAAGCAATATAATCAGCTTACTACAAAAACGGGCGTAATGGTATCGAGTGTAGAGCCCGATGGCGTAGCCGGCAATGGAGAGTTGTTGCAGGGGGATATTATTGTAGGATTTAATGGTCAGCCCGTTGCAACCGTCGATGATCTGCATCGGCTGCTGACCGATGATACGATCGGGCGTCGGATTCAGTTAACCATTCTTCGCGAAAATCGCCAGAAAGGCATTATGGTCATACCCGGCGAGATGAAATAA
- a CDS encoding outer membrane beta-barrel protein, whose translation MKRILFVLFILAGFSASAQEYKPFKVNLSVGYAKPLASGVSGGVLFAIEPKYGLSDNFDLGLRLEWAVVARGVVVNGNTSTGDVGAFGSYLLTGNYLFGKGNVRPFLGVGVGLYSIASAGTVTVNNGQTNQDVTFVSDTKFGGMIRGGIKAGHFVAAVEYNAAPTTDNKLANTTITSENAYLGIKVGFDIGGGRR comes from the coding sequence ATGAAACGCATCTTGTTCGTTTTATTTATTCTTGCCGGTTTCTCAGCGTCGGCACAGGAGTATAAGCCGTTTAAAGTAAATCTATCGGTAGGCTATGCCAAGCCACTAGCTTCGGGTGTATCGGGCGGTGTTCTGTTTGCGATTGAGCCTAAATACGGTCTCAGTGATAATTTTGACCTTGGCCTCCGGCTTGAATGGGCTGTTGTCGCCCGTGGCGTTGTTGTGAATGGCAACACGTCAACAGGTGATGTAGGTGCTTTTGGGTCTTATCTATTGACCGGAAATTATTTATTTGGGAAAGGTAATGTTCGGCCATTTCTTGGCGTAGGTGTGGGACTTTATAGTATTGCTTCAGCGGGTACCGTTACAGTAAATAATGGTCAGACTAATCAGGACGTGACGTTCGTTAGCGATACCAAATTTGGAGGTATGATCCGGGGAGGTATCAAGGCGGGTCACTTTGTAGCAGCTGTCGAATACAACGCAGCACCGACTACAGATAACAAACTGGCTAACACAACCATCACAAGTGAAAATGCCTACCTAGGTATTAAAGTAGGCTTTGACATTGGCGGTGGTCGCCGGTAG